One region of Vanessa cardui chromosome 20, ilVanCard2.1, whole genome shotgun sequence genomic DNA includes:
- the LOC124538309 gene encoding protein HEXIM1, producing the protein MDVKNISEIKDGEATSPLVLVEAPSILEVPNLKLDGSVKKKRRRGKTKRKIIKPFLKMPWQERRMVDNSKRNNRFRKIVLSKTQAPFNNNQFLMEIHKPEPENNFNLFRTPSARTRDSSFSVDSEENYFFSLPEDEEEYLTKEFSSVYEDAQSERLSNMSKNELVQEYLLLEAKYDNLIKRNERSKVKDTDGDKDVSVADKEVSITDKDSMLTDRDTSGTSVMSGSIDEPSVYDVMQRLKEQDEQIRELQLANEKLLLENSHLRQRNQGSSEDSESDSSSTSDSCSSSSCSSSPEHEPVLVNGDVAVNENHIVNGEHHVTNGVQPTPPLVNGFHSPSD; encoded by the coding sequence GCCAAATCTCAAACTAGATGGAagtgtaaaaaaaaagagaagACGCGGGAAAACCAaacgaaaaattattaaaccatttttaaaaatgccTTGGCAGGAAAGAAGGATGGTCGACAATAGTAAGAGAAACAATCGATTTCGAAAAATCGTTTTATCTAAAACCCAGGcaccttttaataataatcaatttttaatgGAAATTCATAAACCAGAACCagaaaataatttcaacttATTCAGAACTCCGTCAGCTCGAACCAGAGATTCTAGCTTTAGTGTTGATTCGGAAGAAAACTACTTTTTTTCACTTCCAGAAGACGAGGAAGAATATTTAACAAAGGAATTTTCTAGTGTTTACGAAGACGCGCAAAGTGAACGATTATCAAACATGTCTAAAAATGAACTTGTTCAAGAATATCTTCTACTTGAGGCTAAATATGATAATCTCATAAAGAGGAATGAGAGAAGTAAAGTAAAAGACACGGACGGAGACAAAGATGTGTCAGTAGCAGACAAAGAAGTCTCAATCACGGATAAAGATAGCATGCTGACTGACCGGGATACTTCAGGTACATCTGTCATGTCTGGTTCAATAGATGAGCCCTCAGTTTATGATGTAATGCAGAGATTAAAGGAGCAAGATGAGCAAATTCGCGAGCTGCAGCTGGctaatgaaaaattattattagaaaatagcCATTTAAGACAAAGAAATCAGGGCTCAAGTGAAGATTCAGAAAGTGATAGCTCTTCCACTTCTGATAGTTGTAGCAGTTCAAGTTGCAGTTCAAGCCCTGAACATGAACCTGTTTTGGTAAATGGTGATGTTGCAGTTAATGAAAACCACATTGTTAATGGAGAGCATCATGTCACCAACGGTGTACAACCAACTCCACCTCTTGTCAATGGATTTCATAGTCCAAGTGATTAA